gctacttcttaaaaaaattaattactggcggatacttgttTATTGtggttctatatttttttatttatgtttctagtaatttaatagttaattatgcattattattagttgatgtttgttaattcattatgctttgtaaattgagttattttttgtattgaataGGTCCCTTATTCGAGGCGCGAGCAAATCAATCGTGTGGCAGTTGAGATCAGTACGTACAACAATATTACTTACCTATCGACAGTAGTCTCGAGACTAAACGAAATTGGCGGTTTTGCACTGGAGAATACGTTCAGGCATGGGTGCTTTGGGATGATGTTGGATTGGCAGCCGGGCCAGAAGTGCAATGCTGCATTGCACCATATTGTCTCTCGTCATCTTAAGATCACGAGAGAcgatgaggatgatgagatcTGCTTCTACATCAACGGGAGGAACGTTAAGTTTACTCCGAGAGATTTCGCTCTCGTGACAGGATTGTCCTTTGGGGATGATCCTTTTGACCCCGAGGCTGAGCACGATCTGAGTCGGGCTCATACATTTAGACAATTTTGCCGCTCTCAACCGGTGTCAGTGCGGGAGCTGGCGGATATATATTTCGACACCGTCAATCCAGTGGTTGACACCGACGGCGGGTTGTACCTCCGTGTGGCCCACTtgttggtgctacacgcatttGTATTAGGAGTGGACGTGCGCCGACCCGTGCAGTCCTGGACTTGGAAGCTGGTGGATGATTTGCCGACCTTTTCCAGATTCAATCAGTATCCAATACTCCCAACAACAATAtccatcaaaatttaatttaaaaggtAATTAAGCTACTGCTCCCAGCCCGTACCCTTGCATGCTCTACGTGTGTGGCCAGGCGAGCCACATAGACCACAGGTTTTGGGTGCTCGTTTTCCCAGACTACTTGATGCATCCGCTGTTGTGGTCCTTTGAGTCGGCCTCTCACCAGCTGAAGgaattctagattctcttggtcgACCAGCTTGTCGCCGAGAAAGGTTTGGCAAAACAATATCAGATGCAACTTCAAACGGAATTTCCCAGTGCTCTAAGGGAGGCAAGTGATTTACTGCTCCGGAGTATGTTTGAACCAGTGAACTCCGCAAGTAGTAAGCTTCCACGTAATCTTCCACTGGCTCTTTCGCCTCACTGCGAAAAGAAAGCTAATATTTAGTAGGCATCTAATAactgtaattttataataaaatagatttagcatacgtaatggctgcgatcgcatgagaacacggcATGCCGTCCAGGTCGAATTCATTGCATTCACAGCTCTTCGCTTGAAGGTCAACCATGAAGCGACGATCACCAGCACGAACCCTGTATTTTCTCTCGGAGGTCCTCTTCGCAGTGTAGCGACGACTCTTTGAGATCTCCGCACTTATCTTCTGTTTTGCCTCTGGAGTAAGAAGGTCATCGCTCTCTTCCGCAGACGCAAGTCTGTCATTGAACCACTGCTCCAGAACCATCCTGATTGCCTCCAGCATGGAGCATATAGGAAGGCGTCTGGCCCACAACAAACGGGCATTCAAAGCCTCGGCAGCATTAGATGTAAGAAAACTATAACGGGTCACCGGACTttgtgatcgtgcccacttctcAGGGCCTACGCGCATCAACTTCCCGTACGCCGCCGGCTTCAATTGAGCCATAGCCGACATTGCACGTGAAAATTCTGAGTCCGTGTAGGCGTATGCAGCCTGGCGGAAAAGCTCAACTACAGCTTGCCCGTAGCCCTTAATTTTGTTCTGCAAGTGGTAGTAGCAAAGaccgtgagtagcatttggtaactcgctcttcacagcattagcaatggagacatgcgcatcagAGACAACTAGTAAGTTGTCGGGCTGACCAAAAGT
The genomic region above belongs to Salvia miltiorrhiza cultivar Shanhuang (shh) chromosome 5, IMPLAD_Smil_shh, whole genome shotgun sequence and contains:
- the LOC130985359 gene encoding uncharacterized protein LOC130985359, with the translated sequence MSAMAQLKPAAYGKLMRVGPEKWARSQSPVTRYSFLTSNAAEALNARLLWARRLPICSMLEAIRMVLEQWFNDRLASAEESDDLLTPEAKQKISAEISKSRRYTAKRTSERKYRVRAGDRRFMVDLQAKSCECNEFDLDGMPCSHAIAAITEAKEPVEDYVEAYYLRSSLVQTYSGAVNHLPPLEHWEIPFEVASDIVLPNLSRRQAGRPRESRIPSAGERPTQRTTTADASSSLGKRAPKTCGLCGSPGHTRRACKGTGWEQ